Proteins found in one Desulfofalx alkaliphila DSM 12257 genomic segment:
- a CDS encoding 4Fe-4S dicluster domain-containing protein codes for MAKPAKDVVVKLGDVEFTVPAGSKVLDAAAVAGVTIPELTINPESCKGCGLCAKVCPSGAITGEKKEVHVLDAGKCERCGECLAKCKLGSIVPA; via the coding sequence ATGGCTAAACCTGCCAAGGATGTTGTTGTGAAATTAGGGGATGTAGAATTCACGGTGCCTGCCGGTAGCAAGGTTTTGGATGCAGCGGCTGTTGCCGGCGTTACTATTCCGGAGTTGACCATTAACCCGGAAAGCTGTAAAGGCTGCGGCCTGTGCGCAAAGGTATGCCCCTCCGGTGCAATTACAGGCGAAAAGAAAGAGGTGCACGTACTGGATGCCGGTAAATGTGAAAGATGTGGCGAATGCTTGGCCAAGTGTAAGCTGGGCTCCATCGTGCCGGCATAA
- a CDS encoding NADH:flavin oxidoreductase has product MSSVIREKMSIGPLHLKNRITMAPMFTAYGNDDGTVSEALLEHYREMGKSGAAMVVVENAIVDGERSWFGRLLRIDRDDYIEGLAKLARSIKEGGAHAVIQINHGGRYAAIANPLAPSPIAAFDGPIPEELTVAQIEEIIDKYVAAALRAKRAGFDAVEVHGATGYLPVQFLSPRTNKRTDMYGGSLENRMRFGLQLVKAIMDALGADYPVGYRFMADEWLPDGLQPAESKIYAKELDKLGIAYLSVTAGVYESMFLEDKLALAAQENYMADLAGAIKAEVTAPVIAAGRIASAAAAERVISSGQADLVGLARILMADPQWPHRALAGLDGEINKCKNCGTCIGLIMKQRPIICAAWDHERKQKYTDLLKNK; this is encoded by the coding sequence ATGAGTAGTGTCATTAGAGAAAAAATGTCCATTGGACCGCTTCATTTAAAAAACCGGATAACCATGGCACCTATGTTTACGGCTTACGGCAATGATGACGGGACGGTAAGTGAAGCGCTGCTGGAGCATTACCGTGAGATGGGTAAGAGTGGGGCCGCCATGGTTGTGGTGGAAAATGCAATTGTGGACGGGGAGCGTTCTTGGTTTGGGCGCTTGCTGCGCATTGATAGGGATGACTACATAGAAGGGTTGGCAAAGCTTGCCCGCAGCATAAAAGAAGGCGGTGCCCATGCCGTTATTCAAATTAATCATGGGGGGCGCTATGCCGCAATAGCCAATCCCCTGGCCCCATCTCCCATTGCTGCCTTTGACGGTCCAATTCCTGAGGAGTTGACTGTGGCCCAGATCGAAGAAATAATAGACAAGTATGTTGCAGCGGCCTTAAGGGCGAAAAGGGCGGGTTTTGATGCCGTAGAGGTGCACGGGGCCACCGGTTATTTGCCGGTGCAGTTTTTATCACCCAGAACAAATAAACGCACCGATATGTACGGCGGAAGTTTAGAAAACAGGATGCGCTTTGGCTTGCAATTGGTTAAGGCAATAATGGATGCCCTTGGTGCTGATTACCCGGTGGGATACCGCTTTATGGCCGATGAATGGTTGCCGGACGGTTTGCAACCGGCGGAAAGTAAAATATATGCCAAAGAGCTGGATAAACTGGGCATAGCTTATTTATCAGTGACCGCAGGGGTTTATGAGTCCATGTTTTTGGAAGATAAGCTGGCACTGGCTGCCCAGGAAAATTATATGGCCGATTTGGCGGGGGCAATAAAGGCTGAGGTCACCGCACCTGTTATAGCGGCCGGCCGTATTGCAAGTGCAGCCGCCGCAGAAAGGGTTATATCATCGGGCCAGGCCGACCTGGTGGGTTTGGCGAGAATTCTGATGGCTGATCCCCAATGGCCCCACAGGGCCCTTGCCGGCTTGGACGGTGAGATAAATAAGTGCAAAAATTGTGGCACCTGCATCGGGCTGATAATGAAACAAAGACCAATTATTTGTGCCGCCTGGGATCATGAACGCAAGCAAAAATATACTGATTTATTAAAAAATAAGTAA
- a CDS encoding two-component system sensor histidine kinase NtrB, translated as MVLRKNNEQLYLALLKGINTGLIVIDAQGHIVLVNRYCEEMLGISFSDVAGMHYAEALKHIPPEERYTLLTLETGIEYKDVGYEEKRLNRRHIITDTLLLRDNDNRIVGAAGIFKDVTMVKELETKVQQMKHLSMMGEMAAGMAHEIRNPLASIKGFMQLLEEKGYYSIPEESGTDYLSIINKEIDRLNQLVDRFLLLSKSCFAKRRLDLNQVIKDVILLVSKQTKDAGIKLTVELCERAVVLGDEQSLKQVFLNMINNSIDALAGGGEIRISSEILDHQYLLVTLADNGMGVKPELIDELFKPFYTTKSNGTGLGLLISKKIITNHRGEIKVVSEYGKGIKFIIKLPRYEQSS; from the coding sequence ATGGTATTAAGAAAAAATAACGAACAACTTTATTTGGCCTTATTGAAAGGGATAAATACCGGATTAATTGTAATTGATGCCCAGGGGCATATCGTTCTGGTAAACCGCTACTGCGAAGAAATGCTGGGCATAAGTTTTTCAGATGTTGCCGGCATGCACTATGCGGAGGCCTTGAAACATATACCGCCCGAAGAACGCTATACCCTCTTAACCCTGGAAACCGGTATAGAGTATAAAGACGTGGGCTATGAAGAAAAGCGCTTAAATAGAAGGCATATCATCACAGATACCCTCTTGCTCAGGGATAATGATAATAGGATAGTTGGGGCGGCGGGGATTTTTAAAGACGTAACCATGGTTAAAGAGCTGGAAACTAAGGTGCAGCAAATGAAACACCTATCAATGATGGGTGAAATGGCCGCCGGTATGGCCCACGAAATTCGCAATCCCTTAGCCTCCATCAAAGGTTTTATGCAATTGCTGGAGGAAAAGGGGTATTACTCAATACCGGAGGAAAGTGGGACAGACTATTTATCAATTATAAACAAAGAGATTGACAGGTTAAACCAATTGGTGGACCGCTTTCTACTGCTGTCAAAGTCATGTTTTGCTAAAAGAAGGCTGGACCTAAACCAGGTCATTAAGGACGTTATCCTTTTGGTTAGCAAACAAACAAAGGATGCAGGAATAAAGTTGACGGTAGAACTGTGCGAAAGGGCTGTGGTTTTAGGCGACGAGCAATCTCTAAAACAGGTGTTTTTAAATATGATTAATAATTCAATTGATGCCCTGGCCGGTGGAGGAGAGATAAGGATAAGCAGTGAAATATTAGACCATCAATATCTTCTTGTTACATTGGCAGATAATGGCATGGGGGTTAAACCGGAATTAATAGATGAACTGTTTAAGCCTTTCTATACCACTAAAAGTAATGGCACCGGTTTAGGCTTACTGATTTCTAAAAAAATTATAACCAACCATAGGGGAGAAATTAAGGTGGTAAGTGAGTATGGCAAAGGTATAAAATTTATTATTAAACTGCCGCGCTATGAGCAGAGCTCTTAA
- the glp gene encoding gephyrin-like molybdotransferase Glp, with protein sequence MELFNVLTVEQAKAVISENYKKMQLERVSLTDSLGRVLAADVLAREDVPGFDRSTMDGYAVKAKDTFGASESLPAYLDIGGQVLMGKEPRGELKIGQAWAIPTGGMLPPGADAVVMVEYTEELDEQTIGVTRPVAPGENVVRRGEDVQSGSVVFKAGHRIRPQDLGLLSAVGVTDVAVLPTVKVGIVSTGDEVVAPEKLPQPGQVRDINSYALYGQVKQGGGSAKLYGLVKDDFDSLKETLTAAMAENDIVLVSGGSSVGTRDVTAKVIDTLGKPGVLFHGINIKPGKPTIGAVVGGKILFGLPGHPVSAMVVYNLLVDPLVRWGSYQNAGKELFIRAKLNRNMRSAAGREDFLRVRLYFDQGELMAEPVLGKSGLISTMVKADGLARVPEGKEGVEAGEYLEVKLF encoded by the coding sequence ATGGAGCTTTTTAATGTACTGACTGTGGAGCAAGCCAAGGCTGTTATTTCTGAAAATTATAAAAAAATGCAATTGGAAAGGGTATCTCTGACAGACAGCTTAGGAAGGGTGCTGGCTGCCGATGTCCTAGCCAGGGAGGATGTGCCTGGCTTTGACCGTTCCACCATGGACGGATATGCAGTGAAGGCCAAGGACACCTTTGGGGCGTCGGAAAGCCTGCCTGCCTATTTAGATATTGGCGGCCAGGTGTTGATGGGAAAGGAGCCAAGGGGTGAATTAAAAATCGGTCAAGCCTGGGCCATTCCCACCGGGGGTATGCTGCCCCCCGGCGCCGATGCGGTGGTGATGGTGGAGTATACAGAAGAGTTAGATGAACAAACCATTGGAGTAACCCGACCGGTGGCCCCCGGGGAAAATGTGGTGCGTCGAGGGGAAGACGTGCAGTCCGGCTCAGTGGTATTTAAAGCCGGGCATCGTATCCGTCCCCAGGACTTAGGGCTGCTTTCGGCGGTGGGTGTCACCGATGTGGCTGTGTTGCCCACCGTTAAAGTAGGTATAGTTTCCACCGGAGATGAAGTGGTTGCACCGGAAAAGCTGCCTCAACCCGGCCAAGTGCGGGATATAAATTCCTACGCCCTCTATGGGCAAGTAAAACAGGGCGGGGGCAGTGCTAAACTGTACGGGCTTGTGAAAGATGATTTTGACAGCCTAAAAGAAACACTGACCGCCGCCATGGCAGAAAATGATATTGTTTTAGTATCCGGCGGCAGCTCGGTGGGTACCAGGGATGTCACTGCCAAGGTAATAGATACCCTGGGCAAGCCCGGAGTATTATTTCACGGCATCAACATAAAACCGGGCAAACCCACCATCGGAGCGGTGGTGGGGGGGAAAATACTCTTTGGCCTGCCGGGACATCCGGTGTCAGCAATGGTGGTATACAACCTGCTGGTTGACCCCCTGGTACGGTGGGGAAGCTATCAAAATGCCGGGAAAGAATTGTTCATAAGGGCCAAGTTGAACCGCAACATGCGCTCGGCGGCAGGGCGGGAAGACTTTTTGCGGGTGCGGCTGTACTTCGACCAAGGGGAGTTAATGGCCGAACCTGTTTTGGGTAAATCAGGACTGATATCAACAATGGTGAAGGCAGACGGACTTGCGCGGGTGCCCGAAGGCAAAGAGGGCGTAGAGGCCGGTGAGTACCTGGAGGTAAAGCTGTTTTAA
- a CDS encoding molybdopterin biosynthesis protein, which produces MKRDVYLDDKPWEQALEEYLQYLDELGALEPGPAEIIKAEDALGRVTAEPVYARSSSPHYHASAMDGVAVRSLDTFGASETTPKQLKMGEQAVMVDTGDPVPPEYDAVVMIEDVHFVSEELIEITAAVAPWQHVRVIGEDVVATEMILPGNHIIRPMDIGGILAGGITEIKVHPRPKVAILPTGTELVQPGSQLKVGDIIEYNTRVLGSYIREWGGQPIRGEITADDYEKLKDRILKAVEESDMVMVNAGSSAGREDYTVDLVRELGRVLTHGVATKPAKPVILGEIKGKPVVGVPGYPVSAVLACELFVKPLVCKKLGVAPYRRPEIPATVSRKVVTPLGVEEFIRVKLGRVGEKTIATPISRGAGMIMSMVRADGILRVPRNTEGYQAGERVPIELLRSLDEITETTVVIGSHDIALDVLANYLKKLYPQASLSSAHVGSLGGLTALKRKEAHCAGTHLLDEETGDYNVSYIKRLLPDRKMVLVNLVYREQGLIVAKGNPKNITGLADLVNPGLSFVNRQRGAGTRILLDFKLKELGISPEQVHGYQHEEYTHMAVAAAVASGSADAGLGIKAAAKALGLDFIGVIEERYDLCIPEEYWDTPIIQRLLKVMELPEFQQEVYKLGGYDLRDCGKVMWRQSDSDV; this is translated from the coding sequence ATGAAACGGGATGTTTATTTAGACGATAAACCCTGGGAGCAGGCCCTGGAAGAATATCTACAATATTTAGACGAACTTGGGGCGCTGGAGCCGGGGCCTGCAGAAATAATAAAGGCAGAGGATGCCTTAGGCCGGGTTACCGCAGAACCGGTGTATGCCCGTTCTTCTTCGCCCCACTACCACGCTTCGGCCATGGATGGGGTAGCAGTGCGCTCCCTGGATACCTTTGGGGCGTCAGAGACCACACCTAAGCAGCTTAAAATGGGGGAACAGGCTGTGATGGTGGATACCGGAGACCCGGTGCCGCCGGAATATGATGCGGTGGTGATGATTGAAGACGTACACTTTGTCAGTGAAGAATTAATTGAGATAACGGCAGCGGTGGCACCCTGGCAGCATGTGCGCGTAATCGGTGAAGATGTGGTGGCCACCGAGATGATATTGCCGGGCAACCACATCATTCGTCCCATGGATATTGGGGGTATTTTAGCCGGAGGGATAACGGAAATTAAGGTACATCCCCGGCCCAAGGTGGCTATTTTACCCACCGGCACCGAGTTGGTGCAGCCGGGCAGCCAATTAAAGGTTGGCGACATCATCGAATACAACACACGGGTGCTTGGTTCGTACATAAGGGAATGGGGCGGCCAACCCATCCGTGGGGAAATAACCGCAGATGATTATGAAAAGCTAAAGGACCGCATCTTAAAGGCTGTGGAAGAGTCAGATATGGTGATGGTTAACGCCGGTTCCTCTGCCGGCCGTGAAGATTATACGGTGGATTTGGTGCGGGAGTTGGGCCGGGTGCTTACCCACGGAGTTGCCACCAAGCCTGCCAAGCCGGTGATACTTGGGGAAATAAAAGGCAAACCGGTGGTGGGTGTGCCGGGCTATCCGGTTTCGGCTGTACTGGCCTGCGAGTTGTTTGTAAAACCTTTAGTGTGCAAAAAACTGGGTGTTGCCCCCTACAGGCGGCCGGAAATTCCGGCCACAGTATCCCGTAAAGTTGTCACTCCCCTGGGTGTAGAGGAGTTTATTCGGGTTAAACTGGGCCGGGTAGGGGAAAAGACCATAGCCACCCCCATATCCCGGGGTGCAGGAATGATCATGTCCATGGTGCGGGCCGACGGTATACTGCGGGTGCCCCGCAACACCGAAGGCTACCAGGCCGGTGAAAGGGTACCCATAGAACTGCTGCGTTCACTGGATGAAATCACCGAGACCACAGTGGTTATCGGCAGCCATGACATCGCCCTGGATGTGCTTGCCAACTACCTGAAAAAATTGTATCCCCAGGCCTCCCTGTCTTCAGCCCATGTGGGCAGCCTGGGCGGACTTACCGCCTTAAAGCGCAAAGAGGCCCACTGTGCCGGAACCCACCTGCTGGATGAAGAAACCGGGGATTACAACGTTTCCTATATTAAGCGTTTGCTGCCTGACAGAAAAATGGTCCTGGTCAACCTGGTTTACCGGGAGCAGGGTTTAATAGTGGCCAAGGGCAATCCCAAAAATATTACCGGCCTGGCCGACCTGGTTAACCCGGGCCTTAGTTTTGTTAACCGCCAGCGGGGTGCTGGCACCCGCATACTGCTGGACTTTAAACTAAAGGAACTGGGCATTAGTCCGGAACAAGTTCACGGTTATCAGCACGAAGAATACACCCATATGGCAGTGGCCGCAGCGGTGGCCAGCGGTTCTGCAGATGCAGGGTTAGGAATTAAAGCTGCTGCCAAGGCCTTGGGCCTTGATTTTATCGGAGTGATAGAAGAAAGATATGACCTCTGCATTCCGGAAGAATACTGGGACACACCGATAATTCAGCGCCTGTTAAAAGTAATGGAACTGCCGGAGTTTCAACAGGAAGTATATAAACTGGGGGGTTATGACCTGCGGGACTGCGGTAAGGTTATGTGGCGGCAGAGTGACAGTGATGTATAG
- a CDS encoding winged helix-turn-helix domain-containing protein: protein MYSPDRFKPGYKVWLEWDGTVFGDGLFKLLKLIHEMGSISAAAREMNMSYRAAWGRIKTAQKRWQIELVVTQVGGEQGGGATLTPPALELIKRYSSFRQQVDGVIEELFKESFALK from the coding sequence ATGTATAGTCCCGACAGATTTAAACCCGGTTATAAGGTGTGGTTGGAATGGGATGGCACGGTATTTGGTGACGGCTTGTTTAAGCTCTTAAAACTAATACATGAAATGGGCTCCATATCCGCAGCTGCCCGGGAAATGAATATGTCCTACCGGGCAGCCTGGGGTAGAATAAAAACCGCCCAAAAACGCTGGCAAATAGAACTGGTGGTTACCCAGGTGGGCGGTGAACAGGGAGGCGGTGCAACCCTGACCCCCCCCGCCCTAGAGTTAATTAAGCGCTACAGCAGCTTTCGTCAACAGGTGGACGGTGTCATTGAGGAATTGTTTAAGGAAAGTTTTGCCCTTAAATAA
- the fdhD gene encoding formate dehydrogenase accessory sulfurtransferase FdhD, with translation MKKENFVSLPITKVVDSAISQEEDKVVTEIPVTLFLNGDEFVTLVCSPQYLKELAVGFLCSEGILQQPSDLHDISVDEEEGIIHVSANAGQAEKRFLKRYITSCCGRGRSSFYFVNDAKSMSVVDSTTFVTPRHIWQLSTDLEEQSTLFKETGGVHNAALCTADQVVVFFEDIGRHNAVDKIFGHCFLNNIPFDDKIMVFSGRISSEILIKVAKMGLPILVSRSAPTALAVEMAVELGLTVVGFARGKRLNIYANPWRVVI, from the coding sequence ATGAAAAAAGAAAACTTTGTTTCCTTACCAATAACCAAAGTTGTTGATAGCGCAATTAGCCAAGAAGAGGACAAGGTGGTTACCGAAATACCGGTGACACTTTTTTTAAACGGTGATGAATTTGTTACCTTGGTCTGCTCACCCCAGTACCTGAAAGAATTGGCAGTGGGTTTTCTTTGCTCCGAGGGCATTTTACAGCAGCCGTCCGACCTGCATGACATCTCCGTTGATGAAGAAGAAGGTATCATCCATGTCAGCGCCAATGCCGGGCAAGCGGAAAAGCGGTTTTTAAAGCGCTATATAACCTCTTGCTGCGGGCGCGGGCGGTCATCCTTTTACTTTGTAAACGACGCCAAGTCCATGTCTGTGGTGGACAGCACCACCTTTGTCACCCCCCGGCACATATGGCAGTTGAGCACCGATTTGGAAGAACAATCCACTTTATTTAAAGAAACCGGCGGCGTACACAACGCGGCTCTGTGTACCGCTGACCAAGTGGTGGTTTTCTTTGAAGATATCGGAAGACACAATGCAGTGGATAAAATATTTGGGCACTGCTTTTTAAATAATATTCCCTTTGATGACAAAATCATGGTTTTTAGCGGGCGCATTTCTTCCGAAATATTGATTAAGGTTGCCAAGATGGGCCTGCCCATTTTAGTATCCCGGTCGGCCCCCACCGCCCTGGCGGTGGAAATGGCAGTGGAACTGGGCCTCACGGTGGTCGGTTTCGCCCGGGGCAAGCGCTTGAACATATACGCTAACCCCTGGCGGGTGGTTATTTAA
- the mog gene encoding molybdopterin adenylyltransferase: MIKVGVITLSDKGSRGEREDKSGQVIKEMMAQIGGELAYYRVIADDLELIKEQLLYCCDDLKLNLVLTTGGTGFSPRDNTPDATLAVIDKEAPGIAEAMRLESLRITPKAMLSRAVAGIRKSTLIINLPGSPKGVRECLAVVLPALPHGLEILSGAGGECGQD; this comes from the coding sequence GTGATAAAAGTGGGGGTAATAACCCTGAGCGATAAAGGTTCCCGGGGGGAACGGGAAGACAAAAGCGGCCAAGTAATTAAAGAAATGATGGCCCAAATCGGTGGTGAGCTGGCATATTATCGGGTAATAGCCGATGACCTGGAATTAATTAAGGAACAATTGCTGTACTGCTGCGATGATTTAAAGCTTAACCTGGTGCTTACCACCGGAGGCACAGGATTTAGCCCCCGGGATAACACACCGGATGCCACCCTGGCGGTAATAGATAAAGAAGCCCCGGGCATTGCCGAAGCCATGCGGCTTGAATCGCTGCGCATTACTCCCAAGGCCATGCTCAGCCGGGCGGTGGCCGGCATTAGAAAGAGCACCTTAATCATTAACCTGCCGGGAAGTCCCAAGGGCGTAAGGGAATGTTTAGCGGTGGTGCTGCCGGCCCTGCCCCACGGATTGGAAATACTGTCCGGAGCCGGCGGGGAATGTGGTCAGGATTAA
- the groES gene encoding co-chaperone GroES codes for MAIKPLGDRVVVKALPSEEVTKSGIVLPDTAKEKPQQAEVIAVGPGRVLENGQRQPMDVKAGDKVLYSKYAGNEVKVDGEEYLILREMDILAVIE; via the coding sequence GTGGCAATCAAACCACTAGGTGACAGGGTAGTTGTAAAGGCACTGCCCAGCGAAGAAGTGACTAAGAGCGGTATTGTATTACCTGACACTGCAAAGGAAAAGCCTCAGCAGGCAGAAGTTATTGCAGTAGGCCCCGGCCGGGTGCTGGAAAACGGCCAGCGTCAGCCCATGGATGTTAAGGCAGGCGACAAGGTGCTGTATTCCAAGTATGCCGGCAATGAAGTAAAAGTTGACGGTGAAGAATATCTTATTCTGCGCGAAATGGATATCTTAGCAGTAATTGAATAA
- the groL gene encoding chaperonin GroEL (60 kDa chaperone family; promotes refolding of misfolded polypeptides especially under stressful conditions; forms two stacked rings of heptamers to form a barrel-shaped 14mer; ends can be capped by GroES; misfolded proteins enter the barrel where they are refolded when GroES binds) produces MAGKEIIFSENARKALEKGVNALAEAVKVTLGPKGRNVVLEKKFGSPLITNDGVTIAREVELADHFENMGAQLVKEVATKTNDVAGDGTTTATLLAQALVREGLKNVAAGANPMILKRGIERAVEKAVEEIKNQSKHIESKEAIAQVASISANDSKIGELIADAMEKVGKDGVITVEESQSMGTSLEVVEGMNFDRGYISPYMITDTDKMEATLSDPYILITDKKISAVADVLPVLEKVVQTGKPLMIICEDLEGEALATLVLNKLRGTFTCVAVKAPGFGDRRKAMLEDLAILTGGTVITEEVGLKLENATLDLMGTARQVRVKKEETIIVGGQGEADKITARVAQIKRQIEDSTSEFDKEKLQERLAKLAGGVAVISVGAATETEMKEKKLRIEDALNATRAAVEEGIVSGGGTCYVDIIPALEGLTADESDEKTGIDIVKRSLEEPLRQIANNAGVEGSVVVEKVRHKEQGVGYDALRDKFTNMIDAGIVDPAKVTRSALQNAASIAAMILTTETLVADLPEDPKSDPMGGMGGGMPMM; encoded by the coding sequence TTGGCAGGTAAAGAAATTATCTTTAGCGAAAATGCTCGCAAGGCCCTTGAAAAAGGCGTTAATGCCTTAGCTGAAGCTGTAAAAGTAACCCTCGGCCCCAAAGGCCGCAACGTTGTATTGGAAAAAAAGTTCGGTTCTCCCCTAATTACCAATGACGGTGTAACCATTGCCAGAGAAGTGGAGTTAGCAGACCACTTTGAAAATATGGGTGCTCAACTTGTAAAGGAAGTTGCCACCAAGACCAACGATGTTGCCGGTGACGGCACCACCACAGCCACCTTGCTGGCCCAGGCACTGGTGCGTGAAGGCTTGAAAAACGTAGCTGCCGGTGCAAACCCAATGATTCTCAAGCGCGGTATTGAGCGTGCTGTTGAAAAGGCAGTTGAAGAAATTAAGAATCAATCCAAACACATTGAAAGCAAAGAAGCCATTGCTCAGGTGGCCAGCATTTCTGCCAACGACAGTAAAATTGGTGAACTGATTGCCGACGCCATGGAAAAGGTGGGCAAGGACGGAGTTATCACCGTTGAAGAATCCCAGAGCATGGGCACATCCCTGGAAGTTGTTGAAGGTATGAACTTTGACCGCGGTTACATTTCTCCGTACATGATTACCGACACCGACAAAATGGAAGCTACCTTGAGCGACCCATACATACTGATCACCGATAAGAAGATCAGTGCCGTGGCTGACGTATTGCCTGTACTGGAGAAAGTTGTGCAAACCGGCAAGCCCTTAATGATTATCTGTGAAGACCTGGAAGGTGAAGCCCTGGCAACTTTAGTGCTCAACAAACTCCGCGGTACCTTCACCTGTGTAGCCGTTAAAGCTCCCGGATTCGGTGATCGCCGTAAGGCCATGTTGGAGGACCTTGCTATCCTCACCGGCGGTACAGTAATCACTGAAGAAGTGGGCTTAAAGCTTGAAAATGCAACCTTAGATTTGATGGGAACTGCTCGCCAGGTTCGCGTGAAGAAAGAAGAAACCATTATTGTAGGTGGCCAGGGCGAAGCGGACAAAATCACTGCCCGTGTTGCTCAAATTAAGAGACAAATTGAAGACTCCACCTCCGAGTTTGATAAAGAAAAACTGCAAGAACGTCTGGCTAAACTGGCCGGCGGTGTAGCGGTAATTTCTGTGGGTGCAGCCACTGAAACAGAAATGAAAGAAAAGAAACTGCGCATTGAAGACGCACTGAACGCTACCCGTGCTGCAGTTGAAGAAGGTATTGTATCCGGCGGCGGTACCTGCTATGTGGATATTATTCCTGCCCTGGAAGGCTTAACCGCTGACGAAAGCGATGAAAAGACAGGTATCGATATTGTTAAACGCTCACTGGAAGAACCGCTGCGTCAAATTGCTAACAACGCCGGTGTAGAAGGCTCTGTGGTGGTTGAGAAAGTTCGCCACAAGGAGCAGGGTGTTGGTTACGATGCTCTCCGTGATAAGTTTACCAATATGATTGATGCAGGTATTGTAGACCCGGCAAAAGTAACCCGTTCTGCTTTACAGAATGCTGCCAGCATTGCTGCAATGATTCTGACCACAGAAACGCTGGTGGCCGACCTTCCCGAAGATCCAAAGAGCGACCCCATGGGCGGCATGGGCGGCGGAATGCCCATGATGTAA
- the cysK gene encoding cysteine synthase A: MNIKNSLLELIGKTPLVRLNKLSAAGGAQVIAKVEFFNPGGSVKDRIGIAMIDEAEKKGLLNSDTVIIEPTSGNTGIGLALACAIKGYRLILTMPETMSAERRSLLRAYGAEIVLTPGTKGMAGAVEEAKRLAQEYSSSFIPQQFENMANPRVHSETTAQEIWEDTEGKVDIFVAGVGTGGTITGVARALKERKPDLQTVAVEPASSPVISGGSAGPHKIQGIGAGFVPEVLQVELLDKVIRVTDRQAMETARSLAKDEGLLVGISSGAAAYAAGQIAKLPENKGKMVVVLLPDTGERYLSTELFQTPGPKV, translated from the coding sequence ATGAATATTAAAAACAGCCTTTTGGAGTTAATCGGTAAAACACCCCTGGTACGGTTAAATAAGTTGTCGGCTGCCGGTGGTGCCCAGGTGATTGCCAAGGTGGAGTTTTTTAATCCCGGCGGCAGTGTAAAGGATCGCATTGGTATAGCAATGATTGACGAGGCTGAAAAAAAGGGCTTATTAAACAGTGATACCGTCATTATCGAACCCACCAGCGGAAATACCGGCATTGGTCTGGCCCTGGCCTGCGCCATTAAAGGTTATCGCTTGATACTTACCATGCCCGAAACAATGAGTGCAGAGCGGCGCAGCTTACTAAGGGCCTATGGGGCTGAAATAGTGCTTACACCGGGTACCAAGGGCATGGCCGGGGCAGTGGAAGAGGCAAAGAGGCTGGCACAAGAATACAGCAGTTCCTTTATCCCCCAGCAGTTTGAAAACATGGCAAATCCCAGGGTGCACTCAGAAACAACTGCCCAGGAAATATGGGAGGATACCGAAGGTAAGGTGGATATTTTCGTGGCCGGGGTGGGCACCGGCGGCACCATTACCGGTGTGGCCAGAGCACTGAAAGAAAGAAAACCCGACCTGCAAACAGTTGCCGTTGAACCGGCTTCATCTCCGGTTATTTCCGGCGGCAGCGCCGGGCCGCACAAAATACAGGGCATAGGTGCCGGCTTTGTGCCCGAGGTGCTGCAGGTGGAGCTGCTGGATAAGGTGATACGGGTAACCGACCGGCAGGCCATGGAAACCGCCCGCAGCCTGGCTAAGGATGAGGGATTGTTAGTGGGCATATCCTCAGGGGCCGCAGCCTATGCCGCCGGCCAGATAGCCAAGCTGCCGGAAAATAAGGGCAAAATGGTGGTGGTACTGCTGCCGGACACCGGCGAGAGATACTTATCCACCGAATTATTCCAAACCCCGGGGCCCAAAGTTTAA